One window of the Delphinus delphis chromosome 20, mDelDel1.2, whole genome shotgun sequence genome contains the following:
- the LOC132416782 gene encoding ret finger protein-like 4A, whose protein sequence is MAEHFKEASQCMVCLNYLENPMYLKCGYVCCFRCLDSLQKEVDGGGLLCPNCSVVSQKNDLRRALKLGALVSKVKELEPQLRAVLQMNPRMRKFQVDVTLDVDTANKYLVISEDLKTVRCGFFKQKKRSRPERFSRTTCVLGFPLFTSGRHYWEVDLGSSQDWDVGVCKESVRRRGKTQLAPDLGFWTVSLRNGDVFSAHTVPSAVLKVSPRLHRVGIFLDMNIGIVSFYHVGDGSHIFTFTKVSAGEPLRPFFSPAYPTEDDQSFLRICPLMSLGTDGPLWNPGQSK, encoded by the exons ATGGCTGAACACTTTAAGGAAGCAAGTCAATGTATGGTTTGCCTGAATTATCTTGAAAACCCCATGTACCTGAAATGTGGATATGTCTGCTGCTTCCGGTGTCTCGATTCACTGCAGAAGGAGGTTGATGGGGGTGGTTTATTGTGCCCCAACTGCTCTGTGGTCTCACAGAAGAATGACCTCAGGCGCGCTCTCAAGCTCGGAGCTCTGGTTTCAAAGGTTAAGGAGTTAGAGCCCCAGCTGAGAGCTGTTCTCCAGATGAACCCAAGGATGCGGAAGTTCCAAG tGGATGTGACCTTGGATGTTGACACAGCCAACAAGTACCTCGTCATTTCTGAGGACCTGAAAACTGTCCGTTGTGGGTTTTTCAAGCAGAAGAAGAGGTCCCGACCTGAGAGATTCAGCCGTACAACTTGTGTCCTGGGATTCCCTCTGTTCACCTCTGGCCGCCATTACTGGGAGGTGGACTTGGGGTCCAGCCAAGACTGGGACGTGGGCGTTTGCAAAGAATCTGTGCGTCGACGAGGGAAGACTCAACTGGCTCCAGATCTTGGCTTCTGGACTGTGAGTTTGAGAAATGGAGATGTCTTCTCTGCCCACACTGTGCCTTCCGCTGTTCTCAAGGTGAGCCCCAGGTTACACCGAGTGGGGATTTTCCTGGATATGAATATCGGAATTGTTTCCTTTTATCACGTGGGTGATGGATCCCATATTTTTACGTTCACTAAAGTTTCTGCTGGGGAGCCACTGcgtccatttttttctcctgcatATCCGACTGAGGATGATCAAAGCTTCCTGAGAATCTGTCCTTTGATGAGTCTAGGCACTGACGGTCCTCTGTGGAATCCAGGGCAAAGCAAGTGA